The following coding sequences are from one Triticum aestivum cultivar Chinese Spring chromosome 5A, IWGSC CS RefSeq v2.1, whole genome shotgun sequence window:
- the LOC123105203 gene encoding cytochrome P450 709B2, with amino-acid sequence MEPNMGQALAAVLILLVTTRALWYLLWRPYAVARWFGRQGIQGPPYRFLVGSLPECQTMLVAGRAKALDTSSHDCITTVQPFFRKWASQYGKTFLYWLGPTPALCCTDMELVKQMFSDRTDVFQKEYLNPSLDSILGNGVIFANGDDWKRRRKFVHPAFNQETIKSMSAIAWECMQQAMERWCAQLQEQQQAEIDMRHDSDEIAMGVIVRVMLGKDHEEAREVMVARREQMEIAAYAFADLPLPGFRYLPTRRNRRTWQLDKLVTSKISHILKARLASSVYEDDLLGQMLQLQACRSSAETLSTQEMIGECRTLFAAGYETSASVITWAMFLLASYPRWQEMVREEVVREYPAHQLPPVDTLGKLKLLNMLLLETLRLYGPLTFLQRKTVSDTILANTKVPKGTMISIPLLMLHRDKEVWGPDADEFNPMRFQSGVSRDTKLSRALLAFSYGPRVCAGQNFAMVKVQIVIATILRSFSFSLSPSYVHKPSNFVTLLPRYGLPLFVRNLQQLTE; translated from the exons ATGGAGCCTAACATGGGGCAAGCCCTGGCTGCCGTCCTCATACTGCTGGTGACCACGAGAGCACTATGGTATCTGCTTTGGAGGCCATATGCTGTGGCCAGGTGGTTCGGGCGGCAGGGCATCCAAGGTCCGCCTTACAGGTTCCTGGTTGGGTCCCTGCCGGAGTGCCAAACGATGCTGGTCGCCGGGAGAGCCAAGGCTCTGGACACCAGCTCCCACGACTGCATCACCACTGTGCAACCCTTCTTCCGGAAATGGGCCTCCCAGTATG GGAAAACATTCCTGTACTGGTTGGGGCCGACACCAGCCCTGTGTTGTACTGACATGGAGCTTGTGAAGCAAATGTTCAGCGACAGGACAGACGTGTTCCAAAAAGAATACTTGAATCCGAGCCTGGACTCAATTCTAGGGAACGGGGTCATATTTGCAAACGGAGACGACTGGAAGCGACGCCGCAAATTCGTCCACCCGGCTTTCAACCAGGAGACGATCAAG TCCATGTCAGCAATAGCGTGGGAGTGCATGCAGCAGGCTATGGAACGGTGGTGCGCCCAACTGCAAGAGCAGCAGCAAGCCGAGATAGACATGAGGCATGACTCCGACGAGATAGCCATGGGTGTCATTGTGCGAGTGATGTTGGGCAAGGACCACGAGGAGGCCCGGGAGGTGATGGTCGCCAGAAGGGAGCAGATGGAGATTGCCGCATATGCGTTCGCAGATCTCCCGTTACCTGGATTCAG GTACCTGCCGACACGTCGCAACCGTCGGACGTGGCAGCTCGACAAGCTCGTGACAAGCAAGATCTCGCACATCCTAAAGGCACGACTTGCCAGCAGCGTCTACGAAGATGACCTGCTCGGGCAGATGCTCCAGCTGCAGGCATGTAGAAGCAGCGCCGAGACTCTGAGCACCCAGGAGATGATTGGCGAGTGCAGGACTCTATTCGCAGCAGGGTATGAAACCAGCGCCAGCGTCATCACCTGGGCGATGTTCCTGCTCGCCAGCTACCCACGCTGGCAGGAGATGGTCAGGGAGGAGGTCGTACGGGAATATCCTGCTCACCAGCTACCCCCGGTTGACACCCTTGGCAAACTCAAGCTG CTTAACATGTTACTCTTGGAGACACTGAGGCTCTATGGCCCCCTAACTTTCCTGCAGAGGAAGACCGTCTCGGACACCATCCTCGCCAACACGAAGGTGCCAAAAGGAACGATGATATCAATCCCGCTGCTGATGTTGCACCGGGACAAAGAGGTTTGGGGACCCGACGCTGACGAGTTTAACCCGATGAGGTTCCAGAGTGGCGTCTCGAGGGACACCAAGCTTTCACGCGCGCTGCTGGCCTTCTCATATGGGCCGAGGGTCTGTGCCGGGCAGAACTTCGCCATGGTCAAGGTGCAGATTGTGATAGCCACCATCCTCAGGAGTTTCTCCTTCTCTCTGTCCCCCAGTTACGTGCACAAGCCCAGCAATTTCGTCACCCTATTGCCCAGGTACGGGCTCCCTCTCTTCGTCAGGAACCTGCAGCAGCTGACTGAGTGA
- the LOC123105204 gene encoding DNA-directed RNA polymerase III subunit RPC8: MFVLSQIEHNLPMPPHLLNRPLVDAIKAELERLFLDKVVANLGLCVSVYDILSVEGGFIFPGESCSTYKVFFRLLMFRPFLGEVIVGKISGYDEEGLQEFIVAPACLVQDGVGASVGVHVHCAVRRSVNKAADAHVRRRVHHVSGSLHGDWHEFLHRAPRPRTGS, encoded by the exons ATGTTCGTTCTGAGCCAGATTGAGCACAACCTGCCGATGCCTCCGCACTTGCTGAATCGCCCTCTTGTCGACGCCATCAAGGCCGAGCTCGAGAGGCTCTTCCTGGATAAG GTGGTTGCAAATCTCGGGCTCTGCGTGTCCGTCTATGACATCCTTTCCGTTGAAGGCGGATTCATCTTTCCAGGAGAGAGCTGCTCGACGTATAAA GTTTTCTTTAGGTTATTGATGTTCAGGCCCTTTCTTGGGGAGGTTATTGTTGGGAAAATCAGTGGATATGATGAGGAGGGTTTACAAG AATTCATAGTCGCTCCAGCATGTCTCGTCCAAGATGGTGTCGGGGCTTCTGTTGGGGTTCATGTGCACTGTGCCGTACGAAGAAGTGTAAACAAGGCGGCGGATGCCCATGTCCGCCGCCGCGTTCACCACGTTTCTGGTTCCCTCCACGGCGACTGGCATGAGTTCCTACACAGAGCCCCGCGGCCGAGAACAGGCAGCTAG